In Carettochelys insculpta isolate YL-2023 chromosome 11, ASM3395843v1, whole genome shotgun sequence, a genomic segment contains:
- the LOC142019016 gene encoding LOW QUALITY PROTEIN: histone-lysine N-methyltransferase SETMAR (The sequence of the model RefSeq protein was modified relative to this genomic sequence to represent the inferred CDS: substituted 1 base at 1 genomic stop codon) → MAMSLRGQSEXREVEFVAMGMIAGPKLQLAEGRMAVARSKDLSRGLENLPVSVWPTSEEPPAFQYSPEHVAGTGEDTDPTEITFLGCSCLAASCVASTCSCLRHGENYNNSCIKYIENDMDYTRPIFECNAMCRCGELCQNRVIQRGLQFKLEVFKTVKKGWGLRTLEFIPKGRFVCEYAGEVLHFSEACRRIQAQTPQDSNYIIAVREHLYDGQIMDTYVDPMYIGNVGRFLNHSCEPNLFMIPIRIDSLVPKLALFAATAISAGEELSYDYSGRFLNAPLIKREQEVSEEDGVMKKPCYCGAKLCVGFLPYDSSLCYAPDKLTFGKASQGKSA, encoded by the exons ATGGCCATGTCGCTTCGCGGCCAATCCGAGTAGAGGGAAGTGGAGTTTGTTGCCATGGGGATGATAGCTGGCCCTAAGTTGCAGCTTGCGGAGGGACGCATGGCGGTCGCGCGGTCGAAGGACCTGAGCCGTGGGCTGGAGAACCTCCCCGTGTCGGTGTGGCCGACGTCCGAGGAGCCCCCGGCCTTCCAG TATAGCCCAGAACACGTGGCAGGAACAGGAGAAGATACTGACCCTACGGAAATCACCTTTCTAGGATGTAGTTGTCTTGCTGCTTCCTGCGTGGCCAGTACTTGTTCGTGTCTTCGCCATGGAGAAAACTATAACAATTCATGCATCAAATACATAGAAAATGACATGGACTACACTAGACCTATTTTTGAATGCAATGCCATGTGCCGCTGTGGTGAGCTCTGTCAGAACAGAGTTATTCAGAGGGGTTTACAATTCAAACTTGAGGTGTTCAAGACAGTTAAGAAAGGTTGGGGTCTCCGTACATTGGAGTTCATACCCAAAGGAAGATTTGTGTGTGAATATGCTGGTGAAGTTCTGCACTTCAGTGAGGCATGTAGAAGAATACAGGCACAAACACCCCAAGATTCAAATTATATTATAGCAGTGAGGGAACACTTGTATGATGGACAGATAATGGACACATATGTTGATCCTATGTATATAGGAAATGTAGGCAGGTTCCTGAACCATTCTTGTGAGCCAAATTTATTTATGATTCCAATCCGAATTGACTCACTGGTGCCTAAACTGGCACTTTTTGCTGCTACTGCTATCTCTGCTGGAGAAGAGCTTTCTTATGATTATTCTGGAAGATTTCTGAATGCACCATTAATCAAAAGAGAGCAGGAAGTGTCAGAGGAAGATGGTGTAATGAAAAAACCCTGTTACTGTGGTGCTAAATTATGTGTTGGTTTTTTACCATATGATAGCTCTCTGTGCTATGCACCGGACAAACTAACTTTTGGCAAAGCTTCTCAAGGAAAGAGTGCCTAG